From the Gramella sp. Hel_I_59 genome, one window contains:
- a CDS encoding DUF4252 domain-containing protein: MKSIKLLVLSSITLIAVSCSNEKSLQKYYVENQQDTDFLAVDVPTSLFTNADALDEEQKSTMETIKKINVLALEKDENPQKFEEEKLKLDEIFQDEKYQLLMRYGGSDRKAALYFIGEEDAIDELIVYGYDNEKGLGVARVLGENMDPEKIMAMMQSLKSEDINTGGIKGVIDIFGNSKQKQKDTTEVEMKTTADTL, from the coding sequence ATGAAATCAATCAAATTATTAGTCTTAAGCTCCATTACTTTAATTGCAGTATCCTGTAGTAACGAAAAATCTTTACAGAAATATTATGTAGAGAATCAGCAGGATACCGATTTTCTCGCTGTAGATGTTCCTACCAGCCTATTCACCAATGCAGATGCACTTGATGAAGAGCAAAAGTCTACCATGGAAACTATCAAGAAAATAAATGTACTGGCTCTTGAGAAAGATGAGAATCCTCAGAAATTTGAGGAAGAAAAACTTAAACTGGATGAGATCTTCCAGGATGAGAAATACCAGTTATTAATGCGATATGGCGGTAGCGACCGTAAGGCGGCTTTGTACTTTATTGGTGAGGAAGATGCTATCGATGAGCTTATCGTATATGGATATGATAATGAAAAAGGGCTGGGAGTTGCTCGAGTATTAGGAGAAAATATGGATCCTGAGAAGATCATGGCAATGATGCAATCATTAAAATCTGAAGATATCAATACAGGTGGAATAAAAGGAGTGATCGATATCTTTGGAAATTCTAAACAGAAGCAAAAAGATACTACTGAAGTTGAAATGAAAACAACGGCAGATACATTATAG
- a CDS encoding DUF4252 domain-containing protein, with protein sequence MNKLVIALLLAAAPMFTQAQNFEKYENMKEVDAMVMTSKMFKMLAKVDLSENDPESQQYMKLIENLERIQIYKSSNPKVMSQMSSDVKSYLAKGSLEELMRVNDDGKNIKFYSLPGKNDNYVSELFMFLEGTEGSEPMNIILSITGQIDLSQLSKLTSDLKVPGAEELKKANKKS encoded by the coding sequence ATGAATAAGTTAGTAATTGCCCTGCTGTTAGCTGCAGCTCCAATGTTTACTCAAGCTCAAAACTTCGAGAAGTATGAAAATATGAAAGAAGTTGATGCGATGGTAATGACCAGTAAAATGTTTAAAATGCTGGCAAAAGTAGATCTCAGTGAAAATGATCCTGAATCACAACAGTATATGAAGCTTATAGAGAATCTGGAAAGAATCCAGATCTATAAGTCATCAAATCCTAAAGTGATGTCTCAAATGTCAAGTGACGTAAAATCTTATCTGGCTAAAGGCAGTCTTGAAGAGTTAATGCGAGTGAATGACGATGGTAAGAATATTAAATTTTATTCTCTGCCTGGGAAGAACGATAATTACGTAAGCGAACTTTTTATGTTTCTTGAGGGAACAGAAGGATCGGAGCCTATGAACATTATTCTTAGCATCACGGGCCAGATCGATCTTTCACAATTGTCGAAATTAACGTCAGACCTTAAAGTTCCGGGAGCCGAAGAATTAAAGAAAGCCAACAAAAAATCTTAA
- a CDS encoding sigma-70 family RNA polymerase sigma factor, translating into MQERIFLNHINPVKDKIYRLALRLLTSRDAAEDATQEVILKLWSRKDKIKHYANVEAFAMTVTKNYCLDQLKLKQNNNLRIVHQNYESKQIPLQTEIEVNDEMQWLGRIVDSLPEQQKLIFQLRDVEQYDYDEIAEITNMNHTAIRVALSRARKEIREKLIKKHNYGIK; encoded by the coding sequence ATGCAAGAGCGAATCTTTCTTAATCATATAAATCCTGTAAAGGATAAAATATATCGATTGGCGTTGAGACTCCTCACATCAAGAGATGCGGCAGAAGATGCTACTCAGGAAGTGATATTAAAACTATGGAGCCGAAAGGATAAGATCAAGCATTATGCCAATGTAGAAGCTTTTGCGATGACTGTCACCAAGAATTACTGTCTGGATCAATTAAAACTAAAGCAGAATAATAATCTGAGAATTGTACATCAGAATTATGAAAGCAAACAAATTCCTTTACAGACAGAAATAGAAGTAAATGATGAAATGCAGTGGTTGGGCAGGATTGTTGACAGTTTGCCTGAACAACAAAAATTGATCTTTCAGCTAAGAGATGTGGAGCAATATGACTATGATGAGATCGCTGAAATCACTAATATGAATCATACAGCTATACGCGTGGCGCTTTCCAGAGCCAGGAAAGAGATAAGAGAAAAGCTGATAAAAAAACACAACTATGGAATTAAATAG
- a CDS encoding S41 family peptidase has protein sequence MKISKYLMLFAVAGSLLTGCSSDDDGSGVTEKPVVEPPITGENPEDNLELEIKDFVWRGMNEIYVYKSQVPELGNSFFDTQSELNDYLMTFDSPEDLFYDGLVIEQDRFSFITDDYIALENSFAGISETTGVDFRLYRFSGSDDLFGVVRYIIPGSNAENADIERGDLFTTLNGQALTIANYRGLLEETTLTFGLATIEDNTVTSTGEEVTIDTQVLTENPILVTNVLDVNGTKVGYMLYNSFVADFDDEMNAAFADFKAEGITELILDLRYNGGGRVSSATRLASMITGQFTGEIFAKQQWNEDYQNYFLNEDPDRLLNRFTTTLEGGEAINSLNLTRLYAIVSSSTASASELVVNGLAPYIDVVTVGDQTVGKSQASVTLYDSSNFGRTGANPDHTYAIQPLVYESVNSNDVGVPFDGITPDTEIVESISDLGVLGEASDPLLNAALNVIAGNRSMISSQKEYWYNEFSESGVQKATYQKMYIDELPEIPGQNKRFEFSK, from the coding sequence ATGAAAATAAGTAAATACTTAATGCTTTTTGCTGTTGCAGGAAGTTTACTTACCGGATGTTCCAGTGATGACGACGGCTCTGGAGTTACAGAAAAGCCTGTGGTCGAGCCACCGATAACTGGTGAAAATCCGGAAGACAATCTTGAATTAGAGATAAAAGATTTCGTTTGGAGAGGAATGAACGAGATTTATGTTTATAAAAGCCAGGTTCCTGAACTTGGAAATAGCTTTTTTGACACTCAAAGCGAACTTAACGACTATCTAATGACTTTCGATTCTCCAGAAGATCTTTTTTATGATGGTCTAGTGATCGAACAGGATCGTTTTAGTTTTATTACTGATGATTACATAGCTCTCGAAAATAGCTTTGCCGGTATTTCTGAAACAACTGGAGTTGATTTCCGACTTTATAGATTTTCAGGAAGTGATGACCTTTTTGGGGTGGTTCGTTATATTATTCCTGGATCTAATGCTGAAAATGCCGATATTGAAAGAGGAGATTTGTTTACCACATTAAATGGACAAGCGCTGACCATCGCTAATTATCGCGGATTACTAGAGGAAACTACACTTACCTTTGGCCTAGCTACTATTGAAGATAATACCGTAACTTCAACTGGAGAAGAAGTAACTATTGATACTCAAGTATTAACAGAAAATCCGATTCTTGTCACCAACGTACTTGATGTAAATGGAACTAAGGTTGGATACATGCTTTACAATAGCTTCGTGGCCGACTTTGACGATGAGATGAACGCTGCATTTGCAGATTTTAAAGCTGAAGGAATTACAGAACTAATTCTTGACCTACGTTACAATGGTGGTGGACGTGTTAGCTCAGCTACCAGATTGGCCAGTATGATCACAGGACAGTTTACCGGTGAGATATTCGCAAAACAACAATGGAATGAAGATTATCAGAATTATTTCCTCAATGAGGATCCAGATAGGTTATTGAATAGATTTACCACAACTCTTGAAGGTGGAGAGGCGATCAACAGTCTGAATCTTACGAGATTATATGCTATTGTATCTAGTTCTACAGCATCGGCTAGTGAACTTGTAGTAAATGGACTTGCACCATATATTGATGTAGTGACTGTAGGAGATCAAACCGTAGGTAAATCACAGGCATCAGTAACCTTATATGATTCAAGCAACTTTGGAAGAACTGGTGCTAATCCAGATCACACCTATGCAATTCAACCATTGGTTTATGAGTCTGTAAACTCTAATGATGTAGGTGTACCATTTGACGGAATTACACCAGATACTGAAATAGTTGAAAGCATATCAGATCTTGGTGTTCTTGGAGAAGCTTCAGATCCATTATTGAATGCTGCTTTAAATGTAATCGCTGGAAACAGAAGTATGATCTCAAGTCAAAAAGAATACTGGTATAATGAATTTAGTGAGTCTGGAGTTCAAAAGGCTACATATCAGAAAATGTATATTGACGAATTACCTGAAATTCCTGGTCAGAATAAAAGATTTGAATTCTCTAAATAA
- a CDS encoding DUF5074 domain-containing protein, with protein MNFKHYFSLLALIFLLNSCSDDEDCCVIPPGEDKEAFEEGIFVLNEGNFGSGNSSVSFINEETGEVQSQIFNSVNGTSLGDTAQSIYLSEELAFVILNVSNTIEIVNRNTFETVGQISENLQNPRFATVSGNSLYVSNWGDASNPDDDYVAVYNLSDYSFDSSIAVAEGPEKILANNGSIYTAHKGGYNFNNIISVINTSTNEVSTEIEVGDVPTSMISDGSNLIVLSAGKPSYADIETAGSISVVDMNVNTLLNSAEFPTSSIHPANLVQSDDRYYFTVGKAVYEYLSGGDLPSGPKFRLEDVESLYGFNARNGMLYAASANASFTGNGQVFVYDASNGSLLNSYEAGINPNGVYFN; from the coding sequence ATGAATTTTAAACACTATTTCAGCCTGCTGGCACTAATTTTTTTACTGAACTCCTGTAGCGACGATGAGGATTGCTGTGTAATTCCTCCAGGTGAGGATAAAGAAGCATTTGAAGAAGGCATTTTTGTACTGAATGAAGGTAACTTTGGTTCGGGAAATTCTTCTGTATCATTTATTAATGAAGAGACCGGAGAAGTTCAGTCTCAAATATTCAATTCAGTAAACGGAACTTCACTAGGGGATACCGCGCAAAGTATATACCTTTCTGAAGAGTTGGCATTCGTAATTTTGAATGTATCCAATACAATTGAGATCGTAAATCGAAATACTTTCGAAACTGTTGGGCAGATTTCAGAAAACTTGCAAAATCCGCGATTTGCAACGGTTTCAGGAAATTCACTATATGTGAGTAATTGGGGAGATGCCAGCAATCCTGATGATGATTATGTTGCTGTTTATAATTTATCTGACTATTCTTTCGACTCTTCTATTGCTGTTGCAGAAGGACCGGAGAAGATACTAGCTAATAATGGTTCGATCTATACTGCGCATAAAGGTGGATATAACTTTAATAATATCATTTCAGTAATCAATACTTCTACAAATGAGGTGTCTACTGAAATTGAAGTAGGAGACGTGCCAACTTCAATGATTAGTGATGGTTCGAACTTAATTGTATTATCTGCAGGGAAACCATCATATGCAGATATAGAGACTGCGGGAAGTATTAGTGTAGTCGATATGAATGTGAATACATTATTGAATTCTGCAGAATTCCCAACATCTAGCATTCATCCAGCTAACCTTGTACAAAGTGATGACAGGTATTACTTTACTGTAGGTAAGGCTGTTTACGAATACTTAAGTGGAGGAGACCTTCCTTCCGGACCAAAGTTCAGGTTGGAAGATGTGGAGTCTTTATATGGTTTTAACGCCAGAAATGGAATGCTATATGCTGCTTCAGCGAATGCGAGTTTTACTGGTAATGGGCAGGTCTTTGTCTATGATGCTTCTAATGGAAGTCTTTTAAATTCTTATGAAGCTGGAATAAACCCCAACGGTGTCTATTTTAATTAA
- a CDS encoding TonB-dependent receptor, whose amino-acid sequence MNRTNYIFLILIGICCISVHAQTDSIRWLQEVELSDSKLKSNSSGQHLHSIADSIVQYSDPALTNVLKFNSSFFFRENGFGMVSSASVRGTGASQTAVIWNGININSQFTGQTDFNTINSKAFDDISLRPGGGSVLYGSGAIGGTIHLNNSLRFKNTSSVFVYAGAGRFDTYQASANAQVSSDKTALNISLSCIRSANDYDYPVDDFKNENGDFDNIALNASVGHWLAEDHLVKFYSNLYQGNRGFSGTVFIDSNSKYEDRNFRNLLEYKAFFGKFTSSLKFALLSEEFKYYENRNSLDHSFGSAETGIIKYDLKYEVFEDAFLNLIADYTEIDAEGSGIVNQKRETSGVAILYNQSLNDFQYDISLRIEETSDFESPLLFSVGSKYQLTENYLLRFNFSKNYRIPTFNDLFWLQGGNEDLQPENSLQSEIGVDFRKKELELNATVFYIDLENLIRWIPNETGVWQPVNTKSAYNYGLELFATWQKDFKSSNLKLTGNYAYTRSIDRSNGNQLIYTPYNKATAQASYAFSNWNLFTRGLYNGKIFTSADNNYELDSYTIADLGISRQLKTKPAIRIGAEVNNLFNKDYQSLPGRYMPGRSFKTFLTIKF is encoded by the coding sequence ATGAACAGAACTAATTACATTTTTTTAATCCTTATTGGCATTTGCTGTATTTCAGTTCATGCTCAAACTGATTCTATTCGCTGGTTACAGGAGGTAGAGCTTAGCGATAGCAAACTTAAGAGTAACTCTTCTGGTCAGCATTTGCATTCGATCGCCGATTCTATCGTACAATACAGCGATCCAGCTTTAACCAATGTGCTTAAATTTAATTCTTCCTTTTTTTTTAGAGAAAATGGTTTTGGGATGGTTTCTTCGGCATCTGTGAGAGGTACCGGTGCTTCTCAAACTGCGGTGATATGGAATGGGATCAATATAAACTCTCAGTTCACCGGGCAAACCGACTTTAATACTATTAATTCCAAAGCTTTCGATGATATTAGTCTAAGGCCTGGCGGTGGCAGTGTTTTATACGGGAGTGGTGCAATAGGTGGAACCATTCATCTAAATAATTCTTTGAGATTTAAGAATACGAGTTCAGTTTTTGTTTATGCCGGCGCAGGTAGATTTGATACTTATCAGGCTAGCGCAAACGCTCAGGTTTCCAGCGACAAAACAGCTCTGAATATATCTTTATCCTGTATACGTTCAGCGAATGATTATGATTATCCAGTGGATGATTTTAAAAATGAAAATGGAGACTTTGATAATATAGCTTTGAATGCTTCAGTAGGGCACTGGCTTGCTGAAGACCACCTGGTGAAATTTTATTCCAATCTATACCAGGGAAATCGCGGGTTTTCTGGTACTGTATTTATAGATTCAAATAGTAAATATGAAGATAGAAACTTTCGGAATTTACTGGAGTACAAGGCTTTCTTCGGAAAATTTACGAGTAGCCTGAAGTTCGCGTTGCTAAGTGAGGAATTCAAATATTATGAGAACAGAAATTCCTTAGATCATTCCTTTGGTTCAGCTGAAACAGGAATTATAAAGTATGACCTGAAGTATGAGGTATTTGAAGATGCTTTTCTTAATTTGATTGCAGACTATACTGAAATCGATGCTGAAGGCTCAGGGATTGTAAACCAGAAACGAGAAACTTCAGGAGTTGCTATACTTTATAATCAATCCTTGAATGATTTTCAATACGATATTAGTCTTCGTATTGAAGAAACTTCAGATTTTGAATCGCCGCTACTATTCTCTGTAGGATCCAAATATCAACTAACCGAGAATTACCTGCTAAGATTTAACTTTTCAAAGAATTATCGCATCCCGACTTTTAATGATCTATTCTGGTTACAAGGTGGAAACGAGGATCTACAACCAGAAAACTCTTTGCAATCTGAAATTGGAGTGGATTTCAGAAAGAAAGAGCTGGAACTCAATGCGACCGTATTCTATATAGATCTTGAAAATCTTATACGCTGGATACCTAATGAAACTGGAGTCTGGCAACCTGTTAATACAAAATCGGCATATAATTACGGTCTGGAACTTTTTGCAACCTGGCAGAAAGATTTTAAATCCTCAAACTTAAAGCTTACTGGGAATTACGCCTATACTAGATCTATAGATAGATCTAATGGAAATCAATTGATCTATACTCCTTATAATAAAGCGACTGCGCAAGCTTCGTACGCATTCAGTAATTGGAATCTATTCACTCGGGGATTATACAATGGGAAGATTTTCACTTCAGCCGATAATAATTATGAGCTTGATTCTTATACCATAGCCGATCTTGGAATTTCCCGGCAATTGAAAACAAAACCTGCAATTCGAATAGGTGCTGAAGTCAATAATCTTTTCAATAAAGACTATCAAAGCCTTCCAGGCAGATATATGCCAGGTAGATCATTTAAAACTTTTCTAACTATTAAATTTTAA
- a CDS encoding ABC transporter substrate-binding protein, which produces MKQLTFIIIFIAFISCKDNSSRHEPEYQQAETISMKYAQGFSIKSYEGYKILEVATPWPGAKEPFKYLLHSANSTIPDSIDFDEKLEIPVKNIVVTSTTHIPALEALGLEDKLSGFPGTRYISSEKTRKLIDSGEVHELGQNENINTEILIDLSPDVVVGFSIDASNKSLETIKKTGIPVLYNGDWTEKTPLGKAEWIKFFGVLFDKNEEAEEIFDDIETSYLEAKELASLSQEKPVVIAGSMYNDKWYVPYGNSWQAQFIKDANASYLYADTEGEGSLALSFESVLDKAGNADTWISSGQFESYAQLAENSLHYDKFKAVQEKEVYSVSLSKGATGGVLFYELGPQRPDLILKDLITIFHPDLLQDHENVFFKPLN; this is translated from the coding sequence GTGAAGCAATTAACATTCATTATCATTTTTATAGCATTCATTTCCTGTAAGGATAATTCATCCCGGCATGAACCTGAATACCAGCAAGCTGAAACTATCTCCATGAAATATGCTCAGGGATTTAGCATTAAATCCTATGAAGGTTATAAAATTCTGGAAGTTGCAACTCCATGGCCCGGAGCTAAAGAACCCTTTAAATATCTACTCCACTCTGCTAATTCCACTATTCCTGATAGTATCGACTTTGATGAAAAACTGGAGATTCCAGTAAAAAATATCGTGGTAACCTCTACGACCCATATTCCTGCCCTCGAAGCGCTAGGTCTGGAAGATAAATTAAGCGGGTTTCCCGGAACTCGTTATATTTCTTCAGAAAAAACTAGAAAACTAATCGATTCAGGCGAAGTGCATGAACTTGGTCAAAATGAGAACATTAATACAGAAATTCTTATCGATCTTTCACCAGATGTGGTTGTTGGATTCTCGATTGATGCTTCTAATAAAAGTCTTGAAACAATTAAAAAAACCGGAATTCCAGTACTTTATAACGGAGACTGGACAGAAAAAACACCCTTAGGTAAAGCTGAATGGATCAAATTTTTTGGCGTGCTGTTCGACAAAAATGAGGAAGCTGAAGAGATATTTGATGATATAGAAACTTCCTACCTTGAGGCAAAAGAATTGGCTTCTCTTTCTCAAGAGAAACCAGTGGTCATAGCCGGTTCCATGTATAACGACAAGTGGTACGTTCCCTATGGAAATAGCTGGCAGGCGCAATTTATTAAAGATGCTAATGCCAGTTATCTGTATGCTGATACTGAAGGAGAAGGCAGTCTGGCACTTTCATTCGAAAGTGTACTGGACAAAGCTGGTAATGCCGATACCTGGATAAGTTCGGGGCAGTTTGAGAGCTATGCTCAACTTGCTGAGAACTCGCTTCACTACGATAAATTCAAGGCAGTACAGGAAAAAGAGGTTTATTCTGTAAGCTTATCAAAAGGCGCTACTGGAGGAGTTCTTTTTTATGAACTTGGTCCACAACGTCCAGATCTCATTCTAAAAGACCTTATCACAATTTTTCATCCTGATCTTCTTCAGGATCACGAGAATGTATTTTTCAAACCCCTCAACTAA
- a CDS encoding iron ABC transporter permease, with product MWSRKKYSLTIVFLGVALLFCLLLNISLGSVSIPFSEVISSLTGFAVEKETWRYIILEFRLPKAITAIITGSGLAVSGLLMQTLFRNPLAGPYVLGLSSGASLGVAIVFMGSALFGAGFAAILLSKWSLVIASSLGSLLVLLAVIVASLRLRDTMAILIIGLMFASFTAAIVSVLAYFSPAADLQQYIFWSYGSLGNLSWEEVGILAIFWTAGILITLTSIKNLNSLLLGEQYAKSMGTNIRRNRFLVILATSLLAGSITAFAGPIAFIGLAVPHLIRQIIPSANHIILFPAIIFGGAILMLLCDIVSQLPGSEFSLPINAITSLIGAPVVIWLLIRKRRFNF from the coding sequence ATGTGGAGCAGGAAAAAGTATAGTTTAACCATCGTCTTCCTGGGAGTTGCGCTTCTATTCTGCCTGCTGCTCAATATTAGCCTTGGATCTGTTAGCATACCTTTTTCTGAAGTAATTTCCTCTCTTACTGGTTTTGCAGTAGAAAAAGAAACCTGGAGATATATAATTCTGGAATTCAGATTACCGAAGGCGATAACAGCGATTATCACAGGGTCTGGCCTGGCGGTTAGTGGTTTGCTTATGCAAACACTATTTAGAAATCCGCTCGCCGGACCCTATGTCCTGGGTTTAAGCAGTGGTGCCAGCCTGGGAGTTGCCATCGTTTTTATGGGATCTGCACTATTTGGTGCCGGTTTTGCCGCAATATTATTATCAAAATGGAGTCTCGTCATAGCATCGAGTTTAGGTAGTTTACTGGTGCTGCTAGCCGTTATCGTCGCATCACTAAGATTAAGAGATACCATGGCGATATTGATCATCGGACTTATGTTTGCCAGTTTTACCGCTGCCATTGTGAGTGTTCTGGCCTACTTTAGTCCCGCTGCAGATCTACAGCAGTATATATTCTGGTCATACGGAAGCCTGGGAAACCTGAGTTGGGAAGAAGTAGGTATCCTGGCCATATTCTGGACCGCAGGCATCCTGATCACTCTCACTTCCATTAAAAATCTCAATTCCTTGCTTCTTGGCGAACAGTATGCAAAAAGTATGGGAACTAACATTAGAAGAAATAGATTCCTGGTGATATTAGCAACCAGTCTTCTGGCGGGTAGTATTACCGCTTTCGCTGGTCCCATAGCATTTATAGGGCTTGCGGTACCGCATTTGATAAGACAGATCATCCCATCTGCGAACCATATTATACTATTCCCGGCGATAATTTTTGGCGGAGCTATCTTAATGTTATTATGTGATATTGTCTCTCAGCTGCCCGGCAGTGAATTTAGTTTGCCTATAAATGCCATCACATCACTTATTGGAGCACCCGTAGTTATCTGGTTGCTTATAAGAAAACGTAGATTTAATTTCTAA
- a CDS encoding ABC transporter ATP-binding protein has translation MENKCSNSVLKTFGLSIGYSERSTAKIIAENIDFEIDRNELTAVIGVNGAGKSTLLKTLSRSIEPIKGQVIINDKNISNISSEELSKQLSLVLTEQHVSRNLSARELIALGRQPYTNWIGKLDREDKEAVQNAIELVNIKELANTKCYELSDGQFQKVLIARAIAQDTSLIILDEPTTHLDIYHKAFMLKLLKQLTEKTGKAIIFATHEINLAIQLCDKLIILKDGKSFTGTPKELMASGVFDSLFPSELITFDRQSASFRISS, from the coding sequence ATGGAGAACAAATGCTCAAATAGCGTTTTAAAAACTTTTGGACTCTCCATAGGTTATTCTGAAAGATCTACAGCTAAGATCATTGCTGAGAATATTGATTTTGAGATCGATAGGAATGAACTTACTGCAGTTATTGGAGTAAATGGCGCAGGAAAATCTACTTTACTAAAAACATTAAGTAGATCAATTGAACCTATTAAGGGTCAGGTTATTATAAATGATAAAAATATAAGTAACATTAGTTCAGAAGAACTTTCAAAACAGCTTAGCCTTGTACTTACTGAACAACATGTTTCAAGAAATTTAAGCGCCCGTGAATTGATCGCTCTGGGTCGGCAACCATACACAAACTGGATCGGAAAACTGGATCGGGAAGATAAAGAAGCCGTACAAAATGCAATAGAGCTTGTTAACATTAAAGAACTCGCAAACACGAAATGCTACGAACTTAGTGACGGACAGTTTCAGAAGGTATTAATAGCCAGAGCAATTGCACAGGACACTTCTTTGATCATCCTGGATGAACCAACCACTCATCTTGACATTTACCATAAAGCGTTTATGCTGAAATTACTCAAACAACTTACAGAAAAGACCGGTAAAGCGATCATCTTTGCCACTCACGAGATCAACCTGGCTATACAACTTTGTGATAAGCTAATCATCTTGAAGGATGGCAAATCGTTTACTGGTACACCGAAGGAATTGATGGCTTCTGGTGTATTTGATTCGTTATTTCCTTCTGAACTTATTACCTTCGACAGGCAATCTGCCAGCTTCAGAATAAGCAGCTAA
- the rmuC gene encoding DNA recombination protein RmuC, with the protein MTEPVYLIFLFLFIFALGFALAYFLKGTKSKEVLKNADYQIDKLKLQIESDKKLYTSQLEDNKINILQLKNENIEVLQKKEEQLETLRNERGKIQILLTQKEAENEHLLERSKTLNLEIEKLHAKFNEQFENLANRIFEQKSEKFTDLNQKNISAILNPLDKKLKEFEDKINDSNLASVKRHAELGEKLRFLNEQNIKISEEANNLTKALKGNTKMQGNWGEMILERVLEKSGLTKGNEYDVQQSLTTQEGKRVIPDVVINLPGDKKMIVDSKVSLNAYERYVNAEDLTEQSAHLKDHLLALKQRVQELSKKNYQMLHQEASPDFVLLFIPIEAAFAVASNENPNLYNEAFEQNIILVTPTTLLAVLRTIESMWQNEKQKQNAIEIANQAGALYDSFTNLTIELEKVGRQIGTVQNSYDGAMKKLTGKGNLIRKVERLKKLGAKASKQIDPKLIRGSNSETLNEN; encoded by the coding sequence ATGACTGAACCGGTCTACCTGATATTTCTTTTTTTATTCATTTTCGCTCTAGGTTTCGCACTTGCTTACTTCTTAAAAGGCACAAAATCAAAAGAGGTTTTAAAAAATGCCGACTATCAAATTGATAAACTTAAACTTCAGATAGAGAGTGATAAAAAATTATATACCAGTCAGTTAGAAGATAATAAAATAAATATATTACAGCTTAAAAATGAAAACATAGAAGTGCTTCAGAAAAAAGAAGAGCAGTTGGAAACTCTTAGAAATGAACGTGGAAAAATTCAGATTCTGCTGACACAGAAAGAAGCCGAAAATGAGCATTTATTAGAGAGAAGTAAGACCCTGAACCTGGAAATTGAGAAACTGCACGCAAAATTTAACGAGCAATTTGAAAACCTCGCTAATCGCATCTTCGAACAAAAATCTGAAAAATTCACGGATCTGAATCAGAAGAATATTTCTGCAATATTGAATCCGCTTGATAAAAAATTAAAGGAATTTGAAGATAAAATTAATGATAGTAACCTGGCTTCAGTTAAAAGACATGCAGAACTGGGAGAAAAATTGCGATTTCTGAATGAGCAAAATATCAAAATAAGCGAAGAAGCGAACAATCTCACCAAGGCTTTAAAAGGGAACACCAAAATGCAGGGAAACTGGGGTGAAATGATCCTGGAACGTGTTCTGGAAAAAAGCGGACTTACCAAAGGCAATGAGTATGACGTGCAGCAAAGTTTAACCACACAGGAAGGAAAACGGGTAATCCCAGATGTAGTAATCAATTTGCCGGGCGATAAAAAGATGATCGTGGATTCTAAAGTTTCACTTAATGCCTATGAAAGATATGTAAATGCCGAAGATCTCACTGAGCAGTCTGCTCATCTTAAAGATCATTTGTTGGCCTTAAAACAGCGTGTTCAGGAATTAAGTAAGAAAAATTACCAGATGCTTCACCAGGAAGCAAGCCCGGATTTTGTACTATTATTCATCCCAATTGAAGCGGCATTTGCGGTTGCCAGTAACGAAAATCCTAATCTTTATAATGAAGCCTTTGAGCAAAACATCATATTGGTAACTCCTACCACCCTGCTCGCGGTACTAAGAACGATTGAAAGTATGTGGCAGAATGAAAAGCAAAAGCAAAATGCGATAGAGATCGCAAACCAGGCCGGTGCTTTGTATGATTCTTTTACGAATCTTACCATAGAACTGGAAAAAGTTGGCAGACAGATTGGGACAGTTCAGAATTCGTATGACGGTGCCATGAAAAAACTTACAGGAAAAGGAAATCTTATTAGAAAAGTGGAGCGTTTGAAAAAACTTGGTGCCAAAGCCTCAAAACAGATCGACCCTAAACTAATTCGAGGCTCAAATTCAGAAACTTTGAACGAGAATTAA